A window of the Leishmania braziliensis MHOM/BR/75/M2904 complete genome, chromosome 1 genome harbors these coding sequences:
- a CDS encoding mitochondrial RNA editing ligase 1: MPLPQNQDDFSAYTEIDLPTETRIDAIRRTALANQEWVACEKVHGTNFAIYLLNESEVRFAKRSGIMDPNENFFGYHLLIDDFTAQVRALCELLKRKYGVTGRMGRVVLHGELFGAKYTHPLVPKSAKWCVLPNKKRVPISGVEIQSEAFPQYSPELHYFAFDIKYSVSGAEEAMVLLPFDDFTEVCSQVPHLLYAKPLVRGTLDECLAFDVENFITPLPALLGLGNYPLEGNLAEGVVIRHVRRGDPAVECSGVSTIIKLRCSSFMELKHPGKQQELKATFLDTVRAGALQRMRGGKKVTVLTDAMLPKLEAAANALLLNNVSKGRLNNVLSKIGREPLLSGEVQEEDVVLMLAQDALKDFLKETDPVVLNTSLSFRKALIRSVYFAAEDLLRGEWKRIMERERASQTEIDAAIAALEKEEAQ; encoded by the coding sequence aTGCCGCTCCCGCAAAACCAAGACGACTTCTCCGCCTACACGGAGATCGATCTGCCGACAGAGACACGCATTGATGCGATCCGGCGCACCGCCCTAGCGAACCAGGAGTGGGTGGCGTGTGAAAAGGTGCACGGCACGAACTTCGCCATTTACCTCCTCAATGAAAGCGAGGTGCGCTTCGCGaagcgcagcggcatcatGGACCCGAACGAGAACTTCTTTGGGTACCACCTCCTCATCGACGACTTTACAGCACAGGTCCGGGCGCTGTgtgagctgctgaagcgcaaGTACGGCGTGACAGGCCGCATGGGCCGTGTCGTGCTGCACGGGGAGCTCTTCGGCGCCAAGTACACGCACCCATTGGTGCCCAAGAGCGCCAAGTGGTGCGTCCTGCCAAACAAGAAACGCGTGCCCATCTCGGGGGTGGAGATTCAGAGCGAGGCATTCCCGCAGTACAGCCCGGAGCTGCACTACTTCGCGTTCGACATCAAGTACTCCGTGTCGGGGGCTgaggaggcgatggtgctgctgccctttGATGACTTCACCGAAGTGTGCTCGCAGGTGCCGCATCTCCTCTACGCGAAGCCGCTGGTGCGCGGCACGCTGGACGAATGCCTCGCCTTCGACGTGGAGAACTTTATCACCCCGCTGCCGGCACTCCTCGGGCTGGGCAACTACCCGCTTGAAGGCAACCTCGCCGAGGGCGTCGTCATTCGCCATGTCCGCCGCGGCGACCCGGCGGTGGAATGCAGCGGGGTCTCGACGATCATCAAGCTGCGCTGCTCTTCGTTCATGGAGCTCAAGCACCCCGGcaagcagcaggagctgaaGGCGACGTTTCTCGACACCGTGCGCgccggcgcgctgcagcgcatgcgTGGAGGCAAGAAGGTGACGGTGCTGACGGACGCGATGCTGCCAAAGCTCGAGGCGGCCGCgaacgcgctgctgctaaACAACGTCAGCAAAGGCCGTCTGAACAACGTACTGTCAAAGATCGGCCgcgagccgctgctgtctggcgaagtgcaggaggaggatgtCGTGCTGATGCTGGCGCAAGATGCCTTGAAGGACTTCCTGAAGGAGACGGACCCCGTGGTACTGAACACGTCGCTGTCGTTCCGCAAGGCCCTGATACGAAGCGTGTACTTCGCGGCGGAGGATCTGCTGCGGGGGGAATGGAAGCGTATCATGGAGCGGGAAAGGGCGTCGCAGACGGAGATCGACGCCGCGATTGccgcgctggagaaggaagaggcgcagTGA